One Xyrauchen texanus isolate HMW12.3.18 chromosome 44, RBS_HiC_50CHRs, whole genome shotgun sequence DNA segment encodes these proteins:
- the LOC127636762 gene encoding beta/gamma crystallin domain-containing protein 3-like encodes MMSDPKSSWHEDFARNFSRFFSRSKSVDTHESEADGSTFTCSAHKDSFHTPELQLNMPETAAAQELQLSDGADRNSVSPKEVDTQGDSLEPPAPPPTATAPPADGFFRRLSSLFHFGRAEPSGVQRETHTDSESSSPNTGHRDSATQQTDSSVELSHQTSEDLSVCHSDFTHKQYEEHSEELREYSLAECLEDKRCFDLACQPVVTIGTYRGQTEFKRAKKKHHLELHSPSSEREEVTHPDSHDDTVISSALNTMSSDSQDNSITVSLVSYNPSWKQQVENNLIQSALWTDTETTDRGPTVESGATPTSKLNHIVETGSDQLITCIETDSAHTVPKVEPRLLNEASNSGQEELAQSETPETVSVNCMPKETHLFCNNALMHHHSPHPAPEQRLKQKTSSVFTDRKERLCPDDSQMNCREEERLTEEDSRLDEEVLRLESKKMVDGILKNALAAFQMKDVSEVECDTLSTCDLHKGSISCQLEEHDENQAVPEYSAEEKEVDATLFCKSSGRNADDEPLSPNVHSNRDVFHKKDISVVLPAVCESLIGEEKEQHAINISEYETEQYRVENRCQDSAKDNKKSNNCRHNLDTDSCDASSITPDIDSLVNQESQTQSLSVSGKCDPFIPSPESDTKDPAIRETPKTDFAQQPTATQSYTATLYSGGADQDQVCCDSVTGEDQSFPACVTDVQTHSRGLGPSQWMSVKAISCEVTDDQRQSPVTLNLDQADGRISAVSPSGRTLHLDLPDSSSRGAASVPQHPQLDLHQVDGGFAIISEEEEIDAVFVNDTGPVHSPGTRRAKAYPFSLSPIYEEESGHEEVSETLQVLPLTEEEQRSVEQPASSILSLLQSVSEKLQSSVVCVSDEDQAESLRATTIPLWHCYRDGSEEDDDGDDNNFRVLVHQQLTEAKPVQKPNTEDELSSNIDQTAKGAHERIQEELEYNSTQVNAGKNINAPFYQYLKSRVTTSADKEPKDTKHIVCCNETNTTVMGEIEGFGRVIPRPSIMLIYEGQSISGDRREICDDVEDTNRVLFPCGATIHVLRGCWLLYVDLCFHGSCVLLEEGQTMRTRRHPQQNLQQHRDPRRTDISDVLSVCSIRTLLKDNGVPEIHIHSSMCRTGQTIRLFSATDLTEQHDPVTLSDLFVKTGCWLVYEESGFSGNSAVLETDGRVTPVLHSSLVSCVKSLRPLKMGGLKVARPLDPKVMLFGKTQFQGECRELLNHTDSLKDTEGSMGVSSLRVTGGIWVGFSSEGFRGHQCVLEEGGYSDCSRLFKSSIKSLRYIHSDFLEASICLKSSDEEVTVVDQEVADLQRIGITQDTNNIYVKSGAWVAYSDRCFTGDQYVLERGRHSGTLEWGDRRSSPRSLRPIRREVCTIIEPISLLRIYSQTHYNGESREFVSEAPDCGGLRLQSFRVIRGSWLLFDEEGFSGNQYILGEGLYPDLTSCGCASAVIKSVKPVPYSFTDPSVSLFSLSGFEGLEETSHSDVENISHFFSQSVRVNSGLWVAYEYSHFKGRQMLLQPREYPDWGGHSGWETVGSLRPLKQPCVHIQIRNRALGSVLTAESVPIHSFPANVFLSSADRSLDTQRWIFTDGLLKNTVTRGCLSVIGAKACAGARVALWEEHGHVNQRWSLNEDGTFSSHLNRSLVLDIKGGVTADTDHLILSPLCVDTNTQNWDVDVL; translated from the exons ATGATGTCCGATCCAAAGAGTTCCTGGCACGAAGATTTCGCCAGAAACTTTTCCCGCTTTTTCTCCAGAAGTAAATCTGTGGACACACATGAAAG TGAGGCTGATGGATCCACCTTCACCTGCAGCGCTCACAAGGATTCATTTCACACACCTGAGCTGCAGCTGAACATGCCAGAAACTGCAGCTGCGCAG GAGCTGCAGCTGTCTGACGGGGCGGACAGAAACAGTGTGTCACCGAAGGAGGTCGACACACAGGGGGACTCGCTTGAACCTCCTGCCCCTCCGCCCACCGCCACAGCGCCCCCTGCTGATGGATTCTTCAGACGCCTGAGCAGCCTGTTCCATTTCGGTCGGGCAGAACCATCCGGAGtccagagagagacacacacggacTCAGAGAGCAGCAGTCCGAACACTGGACACAGAGACTCAGCGACGCAGCAGACAGACAGCAGTGTGGAACTGTCTCACCAAACCTCAGAGGACCTGTCTGTGTGTCATTCAGACTTCACACACAAACA ATATGAAGAACATAGTGAGGAACTCCGAGAGTATTCTTTGGCAGAGTGTTTGGAGGACAAGAGATGTTTTGATCTAGCCTGTCAACCTGTGGTAACCATTGGGACATACCGTGGACAGACCGAGTTCAAGAGAGCAAAGAAGAAGCATCACTTGGAGCTTCATTCACCCAGCTCCGAGAGAGAGGAGGTGACACATCCAGACAGCCATGATGACACGGTCATCTCCTCAGCTTTAAACACCATGAGTTCTGATAGCCAAGATAACTCCATTACTGTAAGTCTAGTGTCTTATAATCCTTCATGGAAACAACAAGTAGAAAACAATTTGATCCAGAGTGCCCTGTggacagacacagagactacagaCCGAGGTCCCACTGTAGAATCTGGAGCGACTCCAACCAGCAAACTCAATCATATTGTTGAAACAGGCTCTGATCAATTAATAACTTGCATAGAAACAGACTCGGCTCACACCGTTCCTAAAGTAGAACCGAGACTACTGAATGAAGCCTCTAACAGTGGCCAGGAAGAGCTCGCACAGAGCGAGACACCAGAGACGGTATCagtgaactgtatgccaaaggAGACACATTTATTCTGCAACAATGCTCTGATGCACCATCACAGCCCACATCCAGCTCCAGAGCAGAGACTAAAGCAGAAAACCTCCTCAGTATTTACTGACAGAAAGGAGCGTTTGTGCCCTGATGATTCTCAGATGAACTGCCGTGAAGAAGAGAGGTTGACTGAAGAGGATTCTCGGTTGGACGAGGAGGTTCTGCGACTGGAGTCTAAAAAGATGGTTGATGGCATTTTGAAAAATGCTCTTGCTGCCTTTCAAATGAAGGATGTATCTGAGGTGGAGTGTGACACACTGTCGACCTGTGATCTTCACAAAGGTTCAATTAGCTGTCAACTCGAAGAGCATGATGAGAATCAAGCAGTTCCTGAATATTCTGCTGAGGAAAAGGAAGTGGACGCAACTCTGTTCTGTAAGAGCAGTGGAAGAAACGCTGATGATGAGCCATTATCACCGAATGTTCACAGTAATAGGGACGTTTTCCATAAAAAAGACATCTCTGTTGTGCTGCCTGCTGTTTGCGAGTCTCTCATTGGTGAAGAGAAAGAGCAACACGCAATAAATATCTCTGAATATGAAACAGAGCAATACAGAGTGGAAAACAGATGTCAGGATTCAGCCAAAGACAATAAAAAGAGCAATAACTGCAGACACAACCTGGACACTGATTCCTGTGATGCTTCTTCAATCACTCCTGACATTGATTCGCTTGTAAATCAGGAGAGTCAAACTCAATCTCTCAGTGTATCGGGTAAGTGTGATCCTTTTATTCCAAGTCCTGAATCTGACACAAAAGATCCTGCAATTAGAGAGACACCAAAGACAGATTTTGCACAGCAGCCGACAGCTACACAAAGCTACACAGCTACACTTTATTCAGGTGGTGCAGATCAGGACCAGGTCTGCTGTGACTCTGTGACTGGAGAAGATCAGAGTTTCCCAGCATGTGTGACTGATGTCCAGACACACTCAAGAGGGTTAGGTCCGTCTCAGTGGATGTCAGTCAAAGCGATCAGCTGTGAGGTAACAGATGACCAAAGGCAGAGTCCTGTGACGCTCAACTTGGATCAAGCAGATGGTAGAATATCAGCCGTATCTCCTTCAGGGAGGACACTTCATCTCGACCTCCCGGACAGTTCCAGCAGAGGCGCGGCTTCTGTTCCCCAACATCCACAACTTGATCTCCACCAGGTCGACGGAGGCTTTGCCATCATCAGTGAGGAGGAGGAGATAGATGCTGTGTTCGTGAACGACACGGGGCCTGTGCACAGTCCAGGCACACGCAGAGCCAAAGCATACCCCTTCTCCCTCTCTCCCATCTACGAGGAGGAGTCGGGGCATGAGGAAGTCTCGGAGACGCTGCAGGTTCTGCCGTTGACAGAAGAGGAGCAAAGGAGCGTGGAGCAGCCGGCCTCATCCATCCTCTCCCTCCTGCAGTCAGTCAGCGAGAAACTTCAGTCCAGTGTGGTCTGCGTTTCAGATGAGGACCAGGCCGAGTCTTTGAGAGCCACCACAATACCGCTGTGGCACTGCTACAGAGACGGCAGTGAGgaagatgatgatggtgatgataatAACTTCCGTGTTTTAGTGCACCAACAACTCACTGAGGCCAAACCTGTCCAGAAGCCAAATACAGAGGATGAGCTTAGCTCAAATATTGATCAGACTGCTAAAGGAGCTCATGAAAGAATCCAGGAGGAGCTGGAATATAATAGCACGCAGGTGAACGCTGGAAAGAATATCAATGCACCTTTCTATCAGTATTTAAAATCCAGAGTGACGACGTCTGCTGATAAAGAACCCAAAGACACTAAACACATTGTGTGCTGTAATGAAACCAACACAACCGTCATG GGAGAGATTGAAGGCTTTGGACGGGTCATCCCGAGACCTTCTATA ATGCTCATCTATGAAGGTCAGTCAATCAGTGGTGACAGAAGAGAAATCTGTGATGACGTGGAGGACACCAACAGAGTTCTGTTCCCTTGTGGAGCAACGATTCACGTGCTCAGAGGATG ttgGCTGCTGTATGTGGATTTGTGTTTCCACGGGTCTTGTGTTCTGCTTGAGGAGGGTCAGACCATGAGAACCCGCAGACATCCTCAACAGAACCTGCAACAGCACAGAGATCCCAGAAGAACCGACATCAGTgatgttctgtctgtctgctccATCAGGACACTGCTTAAG GACAATGGCGTTCCAGAGATCCATATCCATTCCAGCATGTGTCGGACCGGACAAACGATCCGTCTCTTCTCAGCTACAGACCTGACGGAGCAGCACGACCCCGTGACCCTCTCTGACCTCTTCGTCAAGACTGGATG ctggtTGGTCTACGAAGAGTCTGGATTCAGTGGTAATTCTGCTGTTCTGGAAACAGACGGGAGAGTGACGCCTGTTCTACACAGTTCTCTTGTGTCATGTGTGAAGAGTCTCCGGCCGTTAAAAATG GGCGGGCTGAAGGTGGCGAGACCTCTTGACCCAAAG GTGATGTTGTTTGGAAAAACGCAGTTTCAGGGTGAATGTAGAGAACTGCTGAATCACACCGACAGTCTGAAGGACACAGAGGGGTCGATGGGAGTTTCTTCTCTTCGGGTCACAGGTGGAAT atggGTGGGATTCTCCAGTGAGGGGTTCAGAGGTCATCAGTGTGTGCTGGAGGAGGGTGGATACAGCGACTGCTCAAGACTCTTCAAAAGCTCCATTAAATCACTGCGTTACATTCACTCC GACTTCCTGGAAGCCTCAATCTGTCTGAAGAGCTCCGATGAGGAAGTCACTGTGGTGGACCAGGAAGTTGCTGACCTGCAGCGTATCGGCATCACTCAGGACACAAACAACATCTATGTGAAGAGTGGAGC gtgGGTGGCGTACAGCGACAGGTGCTTCACAGGAGATCAGTATGTGCTAGAGAGAGGACGACACTCAGGGACCCTCGAATGGGGTGACAGGCGCAGCTCACCGCGGTCACTGCGACCTATTCGCAGG GAAGTTTGCACCATCATAGAGCCAATTTCTTTG CTGCGCATCTACAGTCAGACGCATTACAACGGCGAGAGCCGAGAGTTTGTGAGTGAAGCTCCGGACTGCGGCGGTCTCAGACTCCAGTCGTTCCGGGTCATCAGAGGGAG TTGGCTGCTCTTCGATGAGGAGGGTTTCTCTGGTAACCAGTACATCCTGGGGGAGGGGCTTTACCCTGACCTCACTTCCTGTGGCTGTGCATCAGCGGTCATCAAGTCTGTAAAGCCTGTTCCATAC AGTTTCACCGATCCGTCCGTCAGTCTGTTTTCTCTCAGCGGTTTTGAGGGACTCGAGGAAACGTCACATTCAGATGTGGAGAACATCTCACACTTCTTCAGCCAATCTGTGAGAGTCAACAGCGGCCT GTGGGTGGCATATGAATACAGTCATTTTAAGGGGCGTCAGATGCTCTTGCAACCGAGAGAATATCCAGATTGGGGGGGTCACAGCGGCTGGGAAACAGTCGGATCATTGAGGCCCCTCAAACAG CCATGCGTTCACATTCAGATACGGAATCGGGCGCTGGGCTCCGTCCTGACCGCGGAGAGCGTCCCGATTCATTCTTTTCCTGCAAACGTCTTCCTGAGTTCTGCCGACCGCTCGCTGGACACGCAGCGCTGGATCTTCACCGACGGTCTTCTGAAGAACACG gtgacgAGAGGTTGTCTGTCTGTGATCGGTGCAAAGGCGTGTGCGGGTGCCAGAGTGGCATTATGGGAAGAACACGGGCATGTGAATCAGAGATGGAGTCTGAATGAAGATGGGACATTCTCCTCACATTTAAATCGCAGTCTCGTGTTGGACATCAAAG GTGGAGTTACTGCTGACACGGATCATCTGATTCTGAGTCCGCTGTGTGTCGATACAAACACTCAAAACTGGGACGTGGACGTGCTGTGA